In Mycolicibacterium lutetiense, the sequence CGGCGCGGGCCACCTCGACCTCGAGCGCAGCCACCAGGCCCTCTTCCGGGGCGGCGCCGCACACGCCGAGCCAGTTGGCCAGCATGCGGTGCCCACCCTGGGTCAGGATCGACTCCGGATGGAACTGCACGCCGTGAATCGGCAACTCACGGTGGCGTACGGCCATGATGACGCCGCTGTCGGTCTGCCCGGTCACCTCGAGGGCATCCGGCACGGTCTCGGGCAGGATCGTCAGCGAGTGGTAACGGGTTGCGGTGAACGGGTCGGGGAGACCCTTGAGCACCCCGGCGCCGCCGTGGTGCACGACGCTGGTCTTGCCGTGCAGCAGTTCGGGCGCGCGGTCGACGGTGCCGCCGAACGCCACCCCGATGGCCTGGTGGCCCAGGCAGACACCCAGTAGGGGAGTGCCGGCCGCAGCGCATGCGTGGACCAGTGGGATCGTCGCGCCGGCTCGCTCGGGGGTGCCGGGACCGGGGCTCAGCAGCACGCCGTCGAAATCGGCTGCCACCGTGGCGAGGTCGGCGGCGGTGGCCAGGCGCGGATCGTCGTTGCGCCACACCTGTGCGTCCACCCCGAGCTGGCCCAGGTATTGGACCAGGTTGAACACGAAGCTGTCATAGTTGTCGACGACCAGAACCTGCATTGACTTAGGCTACCGGCCCCAAAAAAATGGGATTAATAGCCGACAGGGCCCGCGGGTTTCGCGTAGCGCATCCGCAGCGGCTCGGTGTGCCCGGTGAGGTCGACCTCGGCGCGTGGTTCTTCCGCATAGCCCAGCCCGAACCGCACGACGTACTGCTTGTAGAGGGTTACGTACGGGGCGGCTGCCAACGCGGCCTGCATGGTCGGGGCGTCGCCGATCGCGGTGATGACGTAGGGCGGGCTGTAGGTGCGGCCGTTGAGCAACAACGTATTGCCGACGCAGCGGGGTGCCGAGGTCGCGATGATGCGCTGGTCCTGCATCTGGATGCCCTCGGCGCCCGCGCTCCACAGTGCATTCAGGACGGCCTGGATGTCCTGTTGGTGCACCACCAGGTCGTCGGGGGAGGCATCCCGCGGGAAGCGGCCTTCGGCATCGCGCTGGGCGTCGTTGAGCGTGACCACCAGGCCCGGCCCGCGCATCGGCACCAAGCCTGCCTCGACGGCCAACTGCGCCGAACGGCGGGTGATGGCTTCGAGCGCCGCGTGTG encodes:
- a CDS encoding DUF881 domain-containing protein produces the protein MDQPDRSPWRFGVPVVCLAAGLLLAATHGVSGGDEIRRSDAPRLVDLVREAQQSVDRLTAQRDALATEIDSHHGGSPSSHAALEAITRRSAQLAVEAGLVPMRGPGLVVTLNDAQRDAEGRFPRDASPDDLVVHQQDIQAVLNALWSAGAEGIQMQDQRIIATSAPRCVGNTLLLNGRTYSPPYVITAIGDAPTMQAALAAAPYVTLYKQYVVRFGLGYAEEPRAEVDLTGHTEPLRMRYAKPAGPVGY
- a CDS encoding aminodeoxychorismate/anthranilate synthase component II, encoding MQVLVVDNYDSFVFNLVQYLGQLGVDAQVWRNDDPRLATAADLATVAADFDGVLLSPGPGTPERAGATIPLVHACAAAGTPLLGVCLGHQAIGVAFGGTVDRAPELLHGKTSVVHHGGAGVLKGLPDPFTATRYHSLTILPETVPDALEVTGQTDSGVIMAVRHRELPIHGVQFHPESILTQGGHRMLANWLGVCGAAPEEGLVAALEVEVARAVAAATTRSSA